The Bubalus bubalis isolate 160015118507 breed Murrah chromosome 18, NDDB_SH_1, whole genome shotgun sequence genome contains a region encoding:
- the LOC123465080 gene encoding vomeronasal type-1 receptor 4-like has translation MSQIYMSHSALRNHCCHHLKGSILNDTTAPSQLAIGIIFFLQTVLGIWGNFSLLYHYLFLYHTQYRLRVTDLIGKHLTIANILLILSKGVPQTITTLRLKHFASDFACKLILYVERVGRSMSIGTTCLLSVFQTVTISPKNSCWKNLKVKAPKYIAFSISFCWIQCMFVNLIFPLYALYVSEKWHSTNMTNTRDSEYCVATDLENISGSIYTALIVFPEVSCSVLIFWASGSMILTLYRHSRQVQYIHKASVSPRPSAESRATQSILLLVSTFMCFHTLSCIFNITLALFHNPSWWLVDTAALISVCFPFISPFLLMSRDSIVSSLCFLYMKNSVSPNLIRKR, from the coding sequence ATGTCACAAATTTATATGAGCCATTCTGCTCTGAGGAATCACTGTTGCCATCATTTAAAGGGAAGTATCTTGAATGACACAACAGCTCCCAGCCAACTGGCCATAGGAATAATCTTCTTCTTACAGACTGTGCTTGGAATCTGGGGCAATTTCTCCCTTCTGTACCATTACCTCTTTCTTTACCACACTCAGTATAGGTTGAGGGTCACAGACTTGATTGGCAAGCACCTGACTATAGCCAACATATTGCTCATTCTCTCAAAAGGAGTCCCTCAGACAATTACAACTTTGAGGTTGAAACATTTTGCCAGTGATTTTGCCTGCAAACTTATTCTGTATGTTGAGAGAGTGGGCAGGAGTATGTCCATTGGcaccacctgcctcttgagtgTGTTTCAGACCGTCACAATCAGCCCAAAGAACTCCTGTTGGAAGAATCTTAAAGTCAAAGCCCCAAAgtacattgccttctccatttccttctgctgGATCCAGTGTATGTTTGTAAATCTAATTTTTCCTCTGTATGCATTATATGTTTCTGAAAAATGGCACAGCACAAACATGACAAATACAAGAGATTCAGAGTACTGTGTTGCCACAGATCTTGAGAACATCTCAGGCTCAATATATACAGCTTTGATAGTATTCCCTGAAGTTTCATGTTCTGTGCTCATCTTCTGGGCCAGTGGCTCCATGATTCTCACTCTGTACAGACACAGTCGGCAAGTCCAGTATATTCACAAGGCTAGTGTGTCTCCCAGACCCTCCGCTGAGTCCAGAGCCACCCAAAGTATCCTACTCTTGGTAAGCACCTTCATGTGTTTCCACACCCTGTCCTGCATCTTTAACATTACTCTTGCTCTTTTTCATAATCCCAGTTGGTGGTTAGTGGATACAGCTGCcttgatttctgtgtgttttccCTTTATCAGCCCCTTTCTGCTCATGAGCCGTGACTCCATTGTATCCAGTCTCTGTTTTCTGTACATGAAGAACTCAGTATCACCTAATCTTATCAGAAAAAGGTaa